Proteins from a genomic interval of Symmachiella macrocystis:
- a CDS encoding CehA/McbA family metallohydrolase, with protein MRILNHRWTCLLFAQICLLANLFAAMADETTPVRFQVVDADSNTPLPCRVYLRSAAGTYYHVKSADSAGSAVTYDVKRSAESFEKHTTVSAHPFTADLPPGDYTVTVERGKEYRPVKKTITVGTAPVEETIRLQRWVNMAERGWYSGDTHVHRTVAELPNVMLAEDLNVALPLSYWVLKAYTPPAQGDESVPAKAELIRVDATHVIWPLNTEYELFSVNGKQHTLGAVFVLNQKQPLRLAAPPVAPIAAEARRQGALLDLDKHSWPWSMMLVPVMDVDLFELSNNHIWRTQFHFKQWTIDQLPPGWEIETDGDGFTERGWTDFGLKTYYALLNCGFNMRPTAGTASGVHPVPLGFGRVYVHLPDGFHYDKWMAGLDAGHSFVTTGPMLPATFNGKLAGTTFVHDAPTSVRIEATVLSDTPLESVEIIKNGEIIRTIAPTDESVVGNHHEQVVNETIPVEETSWIAVRCFSRPPTGDRRRFAHTAPVHITIKDRPLRPRRFETQFLTNLVKQELVRNRGVLSDDELAEYEQALEVYRKLHATAIPSR; from the coding sequence ATGAGAATCTTGAACCACCGTTGGACGTGTTTGCTGTTTGCTCAGATATGCCTCTTGGCCAACCTCTTCGCAGCGATGGCCGATGAGACCACGCCCGTCCGTTTCCAGGTCGTCGATGCGGACAGCAACACGCCATTGCCTTGCCGCGTTTATCTCCGGTCCGCTGCGGGGACGTACTACCATGTCAAATCGGCTGACTCGGCTGGGAGTGCGGTGACGTACGATGTGAAACGTTCCGCGGAAAGTTTTGAAAAGCATACCACTGTTTCGGCGCATCCTTTTACGGCCGATCTGCCGCCGGGCGACTATACGGTTACGGTGGAACGGGGTAAGGAGTACCGTCCCGTTAAGAAAACGATCACCGTGGGAACCGCGCCGGTTGAGGAAACTATCCGGTTACAACGATGGGTGAACATGGCCGAGCGGGGCTGGTATTCCGGCGACACTCATGTGCATCGCACTGTCGCGGAGCTGCCCAATGTGATGCTGGCTGAGGATCTCAACGTAGCATTGCCGCTGTCGTATTGGGTTCTCAAAGCTTATACACCCCCAGCGCAAGGGGATGAGTCCGTGCCGGCAAAGGCGGAGTTAATCCGCGTCGATGCGACGCACGTGATTTGGCCGTTGAACACGGAATACGAACTGTTTTCCGTCAATGGAAAACAGCACACGTTGGGGGCGGTGTTTGTGCTGAATCAAAAACAACCGCTACGACTAGCGGCGCCGCCGGTTGCCCCGATTGCTGCCGAAGCACGGCGACAAGGTGCGCTGTTGGATTTGGACAAACATTCCTGGCCCTGGTCGATGATGCTGGTGCCGGTGATGGACGTGGATCTATTTGAGCTGTCCAACAATCACATTTGGCGGACGCAGTTCCATTTTAAGCAGTGGACAATCGACCAACTTCCCCCCGGCTGGGAGATCGAAACCGACGGCGATGGTTTTACTGAACGGGGTTGGACCGATTTTGGATTGAAGACGTACTATGCGTTGCTGAATTGCGGGTTTAACATGCGGCCGACAGCGGGGACGGCCTCGGGCGTGCATCCTGTGCCGTTGGGATTTGGTCGCGTATACGTGCATCTGCCCGACGGTTTTCATTACGACAAATGGATGGCCGGATTGGATGCGGGACACAGTTTTGTCACCACCGGTCCGATGCTGCCCGCCACGTTCAACGGCAAGCTGGCCGGGACGACGTTCGTGCACGATGCGCCCACGTCCGTCCGTATCGAAGCCACCGTGCTGAGCGATACGCCGCTGGAATCGGTCGAGATCATCAAGAACGGTGAGATAATTCGCACGATTGCACCGACAGATGAGTCCGTGGTTGGCAATCACCATGAGCAGGTGGTCAACGAAACGATCCCGGTCGAGGAAACGTCGTGGATTGCAGTACGTTGTTTTTCTCGCCCGCCGACAGGCGACCGCCGCCGGTTTGCGCATACCGCCCCCGTGCATATCACGATCAAAGACCGCCCTCTACGTCCACGACGATTCGAGACGCAGTTTCTCACGAATCTCGTGAAGCAGGAACTCGTACGCAATCGGGGTGTACTGAGCGACGACGAATTGGCCGAATATGAGCAGGCGCTGGAGGTCTATCGCAAGCTGCACGCGACGGCGATCCCAAGCCGGTGA
- a CDS encoding MoaD/ThiS family protein has protein sequence MPTAFMPPALRKLTGDNDRITIEAQTVREAITELEHRYPGIEARLTADGAIKPGLAVAVDGNVSSQGMLQKLKPDSELHFLPAIGGG, from the coding sequence ATGCCCACAGCTTTCATGCCGCCCGCGCTTCGCAAACTCACCGGCGACAATGATCGCATTACGATCGAAGCGCAGACGGTCCGTGAGGCGATCACTGAGTTGGAGCATCGGTATCCGGGTATCGAGGCACGATTGACCGCTGATGGGGCAATCAAACCGGGACTAGCGGTCGCCGTAGATGGCAACGTCTCCAGCCAAGGCATGTTGCAGAAACTAAAACCCGACAGCGAACTGCACTTTCTACCAGCCATCGGCGGCGGTTGA
- a CDS encoding xanthine dehydrogenase family protein molybdopterin-binding subunit codes for MASVEKTQGQEPSTNGQYKVIGTRPIRHDGVDKVTGRARYGGDTRLTGMLPAAVLRSPHAHAKIISVDTSKAEALPGVRAVATAADLPDATDKIADLGEGSVNLKHLSDNVLASDRVLYRGHAIAAVAADDIHIAQEAVGLIEVKYDLLPPVMNVLDAMKADAPLLHDDIKTDDLGETADQLSNIATHIRFEKGDLEAGFAAADAIVEREFHTATVHQGYIEPHNATALWNADGHITIWMSTQGTFTARQQTAELLDVPVSRVKVVPMEIGGGFGGKISVYLPPVAAILSKKTGRPVQMLMSRTDVFEATGPTSGSTIRVKMGADSEGRITAAEAWLAYEAGAYPGSPVGAGAMCVFACYDVPNGKVDGFDVVVNKPRTNAYRAPGATNAAFATETVVDELCEKLKLDPVEFRINNAAKEGVRRVDGPVFPRVGMIETVEAIRDSEHYQTPLEGKHRGRGMASGFWFNVGLKSTAQATVNADGTVALIEGSTDIGGSRAGIAMQLAETLGIAAEDVVPTVVDTDSIGYTDVTGGSRVTFATGWAAYLAAKDIQGQLIERAAKIWDCDVAKIDYKDGAVVGPDGKRFSFKEIAAEAQTVGEPVIGRGSADPQEPGGAFGTHLVDVEVDIDTGKVTILRYTAAQDAGTAIHPAYVEGQIQGGVVQGIGWGLNEEYYYDDKGTMRNSTYLDYRMPTSYDLPMIDTIIVEVPNPGHPYGVRGVGEVPIVPPPAALANAIYDAIGIRMHELPMSPPKVMHEILKQQ; via the coding sequence ATGGCTTCCGTCGAAAAAACACAAGGTCAAGAACCTTCTACAAACGGCCAGTACAAAGTCATCGGCACCCGCCCGATTCGTCACGACGGGGTCGACAAAGTGACCGGTCGCGCCCGCTATGGAGGCGATACGCGGCTGACCGGCATGTTGCCGGCCGCTGTGCTCCGCAGCCCCCATGCGCATGCGAAGATCATTTCGGTCGACACCTCCAAAGCCGAAGCACTACCGGGCGTGCGCGCGGTCGCCACGGCAGCCGACTTGCCGGACGCAACGGACAAAATCGCGGACCTGGGTGAAGGCTCGGTCAATCTCAAACACCTCAGCGATAACGTCCTGGCCAGCGATAGAGTGCTCTATCGCGGTCATGCAATTGCCGCCGTCGCCGCCGATGACATTCACATCGCCCAAGAGGCGGTGGGACTCATCGAGGTCAAATACGATCTGTTGCCACCGGTGATGAACGTGCTCGATGCGATGAAGGCCGATGCGCCGCTTTTGCACGACGACATCAAAACCGACGATCTAGGCGAAACTGCGGATCAACTTAGCAACATTGCCACGCACATCCGTTTTGAAAAAGGGGATCTCGAAGCGGGGTTCGCCGCAGCGGATGCGATTGTCGAACGAGAATTTCACACTGCCACGGTTCATCAAGGCTATATCGAACCACACAACGCGACCGCCCTGTGGAATGCCGACGGCCATATTACGATCTGGATGAGCACACAAGGCACGTTCACGGCCCGCCAACAAACAGCAGAACTCCTGGATGTGCCGGTCTCCCGCGTGAAAGTGGTGCCGATGGAAATCGGCGGCGGCTTTGGTGGAAAAATCTCTGTGTATTTGCCCCCCGTCGCTGCGATTCTGTCGAAGAAAACCGGACGTCCTGTGCAAATGCTGATGAGCCGCACCGACGTCTTCGAAGCGACCGGCCCCACCTCAGGCTCGACAATCCGCGTGAAAATGGGAGCTGATAGCGAGGGCCGCATCACCGCCGCCGAAGCTTGGCTGGCGTATGAAGCCGGGGCATATCCCGGTTCGCCGGTCGGTGCCGGTGCGATGTGTGTCTTCGCCTGCTATGACGTTCCGAATGGCAAGGTCGATGGCTTTGACGTTGTGGTCAATAAACCACGAACCAACGCCTATCGTGCCCCCGGCGCGACAAACGCCGCCTTCGCCACGGAAACCGTGGTCGATGAACTCTGCGAAAAGCTGAAGCTCGATCCGGTCGAGTTCCGCATCAATAACGCGGCCAAGGAAGGGGTCCGTCGAGTCGATGGCCCCGTTTTCCCACGGGTTGGCATGATCGAAACGGTGGAAGCGATTCGCGATTCTGAGCATTACCAGACCCCGCTGGAAGGCAAACACCGAGGACGTGGAATGGCCAGCGGCTTTTGGTTCAACGTGGGCCTCAAATCGACTGCTCAAGCCACCGTCAATGCCGACGGGACCGTCGCATTGATCGAAGGTTCCACCGACATCGGGGGCTCACGGGCCGGTATCGCCATGCAATTGGCTGAAACACTCGGCATCGCCGCCGAAGATGTCGTGCCGACAGTGGTCGACACCGATAGCATCGGCTACACCGACGTGACCGGCGGGAGCCGCGTGACATTTGCCACCGGTTGGGCCGCCTATTTGGCAGCCAAGGACATTCAAGGCCAGTTGATCGAACGGGCCGCCAAAATCTGGGACTGCGATGTCGCCAAGATCGACTACAAAGACGGCGCGGTCGTCGGTCCCGATGGCAAACGCTTCTCGTTCAAAGAAATCGCCGCTGAGGCGCAGACGGTCGGCGAACCGGTGATCGGTCGCGGATCGGCGGATCCGCAAGAACCGGGTGGCGCATTCGGCACGCATCTGGTCGACGTCGAAGTCGACATCGACACCGGCAAGGTCACCATCTTGCGATACACCGCCGCACAGGACGCCGGCACGGCGATCCATCCCGCCTATGTCGAAGGACAAATCCAAGGCGGCGTGGTCCAAGGCATCGGCTGGGGACTCAACGAAGAGTATTACTACGACGACAAAGGCACGATGCGGAATTCGACCTATCTCGATTACCGCATGCCCACGTCGTACGACCTGCCGATGATCGATACCATCATCGTCGAAGTCCCCAACCCCGGGCACCCTTACGGAGTTCGCGGAGTCGGAGAAGTCCCCATCGTTCCCCCGCCGGCTGCATTGGCCAACGCGATTTACGATGCCATTGGCATTCGTATGCACGAGCTGCCCATGTCTCCGCCGAAAGTGATGCACGAAATCCTCAAACAGCAATGA
- a CDS encoding (2Fe-2S)-binding protein, whose protein sequence is MAKKRVVTTTINDRQVEFLCQPRQTLLESLRDVLNMTGTKEGCTNGNCGACTVLMDGRPVDSCLVLAVEAEGADLETIEGVAPSDGLDPIQTAFLENAALQCGICTPGFIMATKALLESNPHPTEDEIRFYLAGNLCRCTGYDKIVRAVLDVAESREEVSA, encoded by the coding sequence ATGGCGAAAAAACGAGTTGTCACCACGACCATCAACGACCGGCAGGTTGAGTTTCTCTGCCAACCACGGCAGACATTGCTCGAGTCCTTGCGCGACGTGTTGAATATGACCGGCACGAAGGAAGGGTGTACCAACGGCAATTGCGGCGCCTGTACCGTCCTGATGGACGGCCGCCCGGTCGATTCCTGTCTGGTGCTCGCCGTCGAGGCGGAAGGTGCCGACCTGGAAACGATCGAAGGGGTGGCTCCAAGTGACGGACTGGATCCGATTCAAACCGCGTTTTTAGAAAACGCCGCCTTGCAATGCGGAATCTGCACGCCGGGATTCATCATGGCGACCAAAGCGCTGCTGGAATCCAATCCGCATCCCACAGAAGATGAAATTCGCTTTTATCTGGCCGGCAATTTGTGCCGTTGCACTGGATACGACAAAATCGTCCGCGCCGTCTTGGACGTTGCGGAATCTCGCGAGGAGGTGAGCGCCTGA
- a CDS encoding FAD binding domain-containing protein: MHDFEYEAPTTVADAVKMLAKHNGSARILAGGTDLIDQIRMGRFAPDVVVDIKKVDALHSIDISADGLKLGAVVPCYRIYGNEMICRDYSALADATKIIGGAQIQSRASVGGNLCNSGPAADSTPALIALGAQAVIAGPDETREVPVEKFCTGPGKNVLEPGELLTALVMPARPAHSGSHYLRFIPRNEMDIAVVGAGASVLLDESGKNFVSARIAIGAVAATPLFAEEASELLAGQPVGDEAIEAAMAATRKIATPINDMRGTVEFRKHVTGVLTRRALEKAIERARANTGK, from the coding sequence ATGCACGACTTTGAATACGAAGCTCCCACGACCGTCGCGGACGCCGTTAAAATGCTGGCCAAGCACAACGGATCTGCTCGAATTCTGGCCGGCGGCACCGATCTGATCGATCAAATCCGCATGGGGCGATTCGCTCCGGATGTGGTCGTGGACATCAAAAAGGTCGACGCCCTCCACAGCATCGACATCTCAGCAGACGGACTCAAATTAGGCGCCGTCGTCCCTTGCTATCGGATCTACGGCAACGAAATGATTTGCCGCGACTATTCGGCACTGGCCGATGCGACAAAGATTATCGGCGGTGCGCAAATTCAAAGCCGAGCATCGGTCGGCGGCAACCTTTGCAACTCAGGACCCGCGGCCGATTCCACGCCAGCATTGATCGCATTGGGAGCGCAAGCGGTGATTGCCGGACCGGACGAAACACGCGAAGTGCCTGTCGAAAAATTCTGCACGGGACCGGGAAAAAATGTGCTGGAACCGGGAGAGCTGTTGACCGCACTGGTCATGCCCGCGCGGCCTGCCCACAGCGGATCGCACTACCTGCGGTTCATTCCCCGCAACGAAATGGACATTGCCGTAGTCGGGGCAGGGGCTTCGGTGCTGTTGGACGAATCAGGCAAAAATTTTGTTTCAGCGCGGATTGCTATCGGCGCGGTCGCCGCCACTCCGCTGTTTGCCGAAGAAGCGAGCGAGCTATTGGCCGGTCAACCGGTCGGAGACGAAGCGATCGAAGCGGCAATGGCTGCCACGCGAAAAATTGCAACGCCGATCAACGATATGCGGGGCACTGTAGAATTTCGCAAACATGTGACCGGCGTTTTGACGCGCCGAGCTTTGGAAAAAGCGATTGAGCGTGCCCGAGCAAATACGGGAAAATAA